A genomic window from Motacilla alba alba isolate MOTALB_02 chromosome 2, Motacilla_alba_V1.0_pri, whole genome shotgun sequence includes:
- the IGFBP1 gene encoding insulin-like growth factor-binding protein 1 isoform X3, with protein MRGASCSPGRQATLPRPLLSGMSGPRCALCRGWLPALLLLPALLPAACPARATQPVLCAPCTPERLALCPPVPPDCPEAARQPGCGCCQTCALGPGQPCGVYTARCRLGLRCRIPAGESRPLSALIQGHGTCLPASEVGGMHTEEPADSIEPDDMPLESTEITQDQLLNYQLMFPIGQDKSIPWNSITAYENMKAKRISELKRWKEQGPCQKELFRALYKLVKAQQRSRGEIYKFYLPNCNKNGFYHSKQDFHG; from the exons ATGCGAGgtgcctcctgctctccaggccGCCAAGCCACCCTCCCCCGGCCCCTGCTCAGCGGCATGAGCGGCCCGCGGTGCGCACTGTGCCGCGGCTGGCTcccggcgctgctgctgctgccggcgCTGCTGCCGGCCGCCTGCCCCGCCCGCGCCACGCAGCCCGTGCTCTGCGCCCCCTGCACGCCGGAGAGGCTCGCTCTGTGCCCGCCCGTCCCGCCCGACTGCCCGGAGGCTGCCCGGCAGCCCGGCTGCGGCTGCTGTCAGACCTGCGCCCTcgggccggggcagccctgTGGTGTCTACACCGCCCGTTGCCGCCTGGGACTCCGCTGCCGCATCCCCGCAGGGGAGTCCCGGCCGCTCTCCGCCCTCATCCAGGGCCACGGGACGTGCTTGCCCGCCAGCGAGGTCGGAGGGATGCATACAGAAGAGCCGGCAG ATTCTATAGAACCTGATGATATGCCTCTGGAAAGCACTGAAATAACACAGGATCAGCTGCTGAACTATCAGTTGATGTTTCCCATAGGCCAGGATAAATCCATTCCCTGGAATTCTATCACTGCATATGAAAACATGAAAGCAAAGAGAATATCTGAACTTAAGAGATGGAAAGAGCAG GGTCCTTGTCAGAAGGAGCTCTTCAGAGCCCTGTATAAATTGGTGAAGgctcagcagagaagcagagggGAGATTTACAAATTTTACTTGCCCAACTGCAACAAGAATGGATTTTACCACAGCAAACAG GATTTCCACGGATGA
- the IGFBP1 gene encoding insulin-like growth factor-binding protein 1 isoform X1: MRGASCSPGRQATLPRPLLSGMSGPRCALCRGWLPALLLLPALLPAACPARATQPVLCAPCTPERLALCPPVPPDCPEAARQPGCGCCQTCALGPGQPCGVYTARCRLGLRCRIPAGESRPLSALIQGHGTCLPASEVGGMHTEEPADSIEPDDMPLESTEITQDQLLNYQLMFPIGQDKSIPWNSITAYENMKAKRISELKRWKEQGPCQKELFRALYKLVKAQQRSRGEIYKFYLPNCNKNGFYHSKQQQHSALKLFAFSNTYRVKARRQFFSMGFSLRLVYMLLLLQNLNWKK; this comes from the exons ATGCGAGgtgcctcctgctctccaggccGCCAAGCCACCCTCCCCCGGCCCCTGCTCAGCGGCATGAGCGGCCCGCGGTGCGCACTGTGCCGCGGCTGGCTcccggcgctgctgctgctgccggcgCTGCTGCCGGCCGCCTGCCCCGCCCGCGCCACGCAGCCCGTGCTCTGCGCCCCCTGCACGCCGGAGAGGCTCGCTCTGTGCCCGCCCGTCCCGCCCGACTGCCCGGAGGCTGCCCGGCAGCCCGGCTGCGGCTGCTGTCAGACCTGCGCCCTcgggccggggcagccctgTGGTGTCTACACCGCCCGTTGCCGCCTGGGACTCCGCTGCCGCATCCCCGCAGGGGAGTCCCGGCCGCTCTCCGCCCTCATCCAGGGCCACGGGACGTGCTTGCCCGCCAGCGAGGTCGGAGGGATGCATACAGAAGAGCCGGCAG ATTCTATAGAACCTGATGATATGCCTCTGGAAAGCACTGAAATAACACAGGATCAGCTGCTGAACTATCAGTTGATGTTTCCCATAGGCCAGGATAAATCCATTCCCTGGAATTCTATCACTGCATATGAAAACATGAAAGCAAAGAGAATATCTGAACTTAAGAGATGGAAAGAGCAG GGTCCTTGTCAGAAGGAGCTCTTCAGAGCCCTGTATAAATTGGTGAAGgctcagcagagaagcagagggGAGATTTACAAATTTTACTTGCCCAACTGCAACAAGAATGGATTTTACCACAGCAAACAG cagcaacaTTCTGCCTTGaagttatttgcattttctaacACGTACAGGGTAAAAGCAAGAAGACAGTTTTTTTCAATGGGATTTTCTCTAAGGCTGGTATATATGCTTCTACTTCTGCAAAATCTAAACTGgaagaagtaa
- the IGFBP1 gene encoding insulin-like growth factor-binding protein 1 isoform X2 — protein sequence MRGASCSPGRQATLPRPLLSGMSGPRCALCRGWLPALLLLPALLPAACPARATQPVLCAPCTPERLALCPPVPPDCPEAARQPGCGCCQTCALGPGQPCGVYTARCRLGLRCRIPAGESRPLSALIQGHGTCLPASEVGGMHTEEPADSIEPDDMPLESTEITQDQLLNYQLMFPIGQDKSIPWNSITAYENMKAKRISELKRWKEQGPCQKELFRALYKLVKAQQRSRGEIYKFYLPNCNKNGFYHSKQCETLLDGESAECWCVYPKNGRRIPGSPAIKGDPECQQYLSSQE from the exons ATGCGAGgtgcctcctgctctccaggccGCCAAGCCACCCTCCCCCGGCCCCTGCTCAGCGGCATGAGCGGCCCGCGGTGCGCACTGTGCCGCGGCTGGCTcccggcgctgctgctgctgccggcgCTGCTGCCGGCCGCCTGCCCCGCCCGCGCCACGCAGCCCGTGCTCTGCGCCCCCTGCACGCCGGAGAGGCTCGCTCTGTGCCCGCCCGTCCCGCCCGACTGCCCGGAGGCTGCCCGGCAGCCCGGCTGCGGCTGCTGTCAGACCTGCGCCCTcgggccggggcagccctgTGGTGTCTACACCGCCCGTTGCCGCCTGGGACTCCGCTGCCGCATCCCCGCAGGGGAGTCCCGGCCGCTCTCCGCCCTCATCCAGGGCCACGGGACGTGCTTGCCCGCCAGCGAGGTCGGAGGGATGCATACAGAAGAGCCGGCAG ATTCTATAGAACCTGATGATATGCCTCTGGAAAGCACTGAAATAACACAGGATCAGCTGCTGAACTATCAGTTGATGTTTCCCATAGGCCAGGATAAATCCATTCCCTGGAATTCTATCACTGCATATGAAAACATGAAAGCAAAGAGAATATCTGAACTTAAGAGATGGAAAGAGCAG GGTCCTTGTCAGAAGGAGCTCTTCAGAGCCCTGTATAAATTGGTGAAGgctcagcagagaagcagagggGAGATTTACAAATTTTACTTGCCCAACTGCAACAAGAATGGATTTTACCACAGCAAACAG TGTGAAACTTTGCTGGATGGAGAATCTGCTGAATGTTGGTGTGTCTATCCAAAGAATGGCAGAAGAATTCCTGGATCTCCAGCAATTAAAGGAGACCCAGAATGCCAACAGTATCTCAGCTCACAAGAATAA